From Cryptococcus neoformans var. neoformans B-3501A chromosome 6, whole genome shotgun sequence, the proteins below share one genomic window:
- a CDS encoding hypothetical protein (HMMPfam hit to DUF850, Eukaryotic protein of unknown function (DUF850), score: 281.9, E(): 1e-81): MTVKAEQDLYLDPSIRDWVLIPITLIMLLVGVLRHYITQFLNSAPKKQTAAAVREQRALGRSALLRATATLSPLPPASYKALSGSLAASLSTGEYIKPAPESKGDASPANPLEGAGMENAMDGMKKQAVMMVPNMVIMQYINVFFSGFILMRLPFPLTAGFKSLLSRDIPMADLDVRWVSALSWYFLNLFGLNGVFKLILGAENAAVDSRDLTSLSALSGAGGPMPGPGGPPDMVKLFKAEVENLALAESSYKWVGDGVEDRVLRAWGKV, from the exons ATGACAGTCAAGGCAGA GCAAGATCTCTATCTTGACCCCTCCATTCGG GATTGGGTCCTTATCCCTATCACCCTAATCATG CTACTCGTCGGTGTGTTAAGACACTACATCACGCAATTCCTTAACTCTGCACCAAAAAAACAAACAGCAGCTGCCGTTCGCGAACA ACGCGCACTTGGTCGCTCAGCTCTGCTTCGGGCAACTGCGACTCTGTCCCCCCTTCCGCCTGCCTCTTACAAGGCTCTCTCGGGATCCCTTGCTGCTTCACTTTCTACTGGTGAGTATATCAAGCCCGCCCCAGAGTCAAAGGGGGATGCTTCTCCCGCCAATCCTCTCGAAGGTGCTGGGATGGAAAATGCGATGGACGGTATGAAAAAGCAGGCCGTAATGAT GGTACCCAACATGGTTATCATGCAGTATATCAACGTCTTTTTTTCCGGATTTATCCTTA TGCGTCTGCCATTTCCTTTAACCGCAGGCTTTAAGTCGTTGCTGTCAAGGGATATTCCCATGGCTGATCTCGATGTGCGATGGGTTTC CGCTTTGTCCTGGTATTTTCTCAACTTGTTTGGCTTGAACGGTGTTTTCAAACTAATTCTTGGAGCTGAGAATG CTGCTGTAGACAGCCGTGACCTCACCTCGCTGTCTGCACTTTCTGGGGCAGGAGGCCCTATGCCCGGCCCCGGCGGTCCACCAGACATGGTCAAGCTTTTCAAGGCCGAGGTTGAGAACTTGGCATTGGCAGAAAGTTCATACAAGTGGGTCGGCGACGGAGTAGAAGATAGAGTTTTGAGAGCTTGGGGCAAAGTTTAA
- a CDS encoding hypothetical protein (HMMPfam hit to Glyoxal_oxid_N, Glyoxal oxidase N-terminus, score: 134.1, E(): 3.1e-37) — MLSPSTLLHALSLAALAALPAQAQLANTFQYVGLSGVSAQQMFLGTLHKVYIVDKTENNNATVNGHPAWASEYDLATNTFRTMDVLSNSFCAGGTVLGNGTWLNAGGNQAITYGGAAMPSTQQSGQSPYGDWDGGKAVRLLDPCDDESCEWVDDPALYMTSRRWYPTLETLEDGSAIIMGGCEWGGYVNYADNQNNPTVEYFPPKGQPFTLNFLLNTMPVNLFPLVWLLPSGNLFVQAEYQAEIFDYKNNIEYPISDIPDCVRVYPASAGTAVLPMTPENNWTATIIFCGGTFLESDQWTTDWNISQYPANQSCVHISPDVDLTWYQNDPLDTGRSMGNFINLPDGRLFYVNGARTGTAGYGTQDWAVGESYADHPLYQSWYFDPSQPSGQRWSKAGVSSIPRMYHSSASLLPDGTVIISGSNPNADYVDAVNNASYTYFTQYQVEIFYPDYADHVKPTPQGMPSNITYGGDYFNITLSASDLFNVPININKTRAVIMRTGFSTHTMNMGQRHIELETSFTTTDDGGGILHVAQLPPNPGILAPGPALFFIVVDGIPSNASWVMIGDGIIGEQTLHEKSVLPRSQISAQIMAQYGFITYSTNTTSTATTTWGSWKLAGMSLMCLWGGIVLL; from the exons ATGCTCTCCCCTTCAACCCTGCTTCACGCCCTCTCTCTCGCAGCTCTGGCAGCTTTACCTGCGCAAGCCCAACTCGCAAACACGTTTCAGTATGTTGGACTGTCTGGCGTGTCCGCCCAGCAAATGTTCTTGGGCACTTTGCACAAGGTTTATATCGTAGACAAGAC TGAAAATAACAATGCGACTGTGAATGGACATCCAGCATGGGCCTCGGAATACGACCTGGCCACGAACACTTTTCGCACGATGGACGTGCTTTCAAATTCGTTCTGTGCCGGGGGTACTGTTCTAGGAAACGGCACGTGGCTCAATGCGG GAGGGAATCAAGCAATCACTTATGGCGGAGCAGCGATGCCAAGCACTCAGCAGAGCGGACAgtcaccatatggtgacTGGGATGGCGGAAAGGCCGTCCGCTTGCTCGACCCGTGTGATGACGAATCATGCGAATGGGTGGACGACCCAGCACTATACATGACCAGTCGACGGTGGTATCCGACACTCGAGACGTTGGAGGATGGATCAGCTATCATTATGGGCGGCTGTG AATGGGGAGGATATGTCAACTATGCAGACAACCAAAACAACCCTACAGTCGAATATTTTCCTCCCAAAGGCCAACCTTTTACCCTCaacttccttctcaacacCATGCCTGTGAATCTCTTCCCCCTGGTctggcttcttccctctgGCAACCTCTTTGTCCAAGCAGAGTACCAAGCCGAGATCTTTGATTACAAAAATAACATTGAATACCCAATCAGTGATATCCCTGATTGTGTCCGAGTATATCCAGCATCCGCTGGAACCGCAGTCTTGCCCATGACTCCTGAAAACAACTGGACGGCGACAATTATATTTTGTGGAGGGACATTTTTAGAATCGGATCAGTGGACAACAGATTGGAATATCAGTCAATACCCGGCAAACCAGAGCTGTGTGCACATCAGTCCCGATGTCGATCTGACTTGGTACCAGAATGATCCTCTTGACACAGGACGTTCCATGGGCAAC TTCATTAATCTCCCTGACGGTCGACTCTTTTACGTCAACGGCGCTCGCACTGGAACAGCCGGGTACGGGACTCAAGACTGGGCTGTTGGCGAATCATATGCAGATCATCCCCTTTATCAATCGTGGTATTTTGACCCCTCTCAGCCTTCAGGACAAAGATGGTCTAAAGCAGGCGTGTCGTCTATCCCACGAATGTATCACTCTTCAGCGTCTTTGTTGCCGGACGGCACTGTGATCATTTCGGGCAGTAACCCTAATGCGGACT ATGTGGATGCGGTCAACAACGCGAGCTACACCTACTTCACACAATATCAAGTGGAGATATTCTATCCAGACTA TGCGGATCATGTAAAGCCGACACCACAAGGCATGCCTAGTAATATTACCT ACGGCGGCGACTATTTCAACATCACCCTCTCAGCTTCGGATCTTTTCAACGTTCCGATTAATATCAACAAAACCCGTGCAGTGATCATGCGCACTGGCTTTTCAACGCATACGATGAACATGGGTCAACGACACATCGAATTGGAAACGAGTTTTACAACGACggatgatggtggagggATCTTGCATGTCGCACAATTACCGCCAAATCCCGGTATACTCG CCCCCGGACCAGCACTCTTCTTTATTGTAGTGGACGGCATTCCCTCGAATGCCTCGTGGGTAATGATTGGTGATGGCATCATTGGGGAGCAAACTCTGCATGAGAAGAGCGTTTTGCCACGCTCCCAGATTAGTGCACAAATCATGGCACAATATGGGTTTATCACTTATTCCACTAACACGACTTCTACTGCGACAACAACCTGGGGAAGTTGGAAGCTGGCAGGAATGAGCTTGATGTGCTTGTGGGGAGGTATCGTGCTTTTATAG
- a CDS encoding hypothetical protein (Match to EST gb|CF186262.1|CF186262; HMMPfam hit to IlvC, Acetohydroxy acid isomeroreductase, catalytic domain, score: 198.4, E(): 1.4e-56) — MSFSRASSNALKQALKSTASRQVARRSYSLLSGAAPRAAMATRLGATRGIKTLDFAGTKEVVYERADWPLDKLQDYFKNDTLAMIGYGSQGHGQSLNARDNGLKVIVGVRKGGESWKQAQEDGWVPGETLFDIPEAINKGTIIMNLLSDAAQSQTWNEIAPLITKGKTLYFAHGFSVVYKEDTHVIPPKDVDVILVAPKGSGRTVRTLFLEGRGINSSIAVYQDVTGHAKEKAVALGIAVGSGYLYETTFEKEVYSDLYGERGVLMGGIQGMFLAQYEVLRKNGHSPSEAFNETVEEATQSLFPLIGKYGMDYMYNACSTTARRGALDWAPKFKEANLPVFEALYNSVRDGSETRRSLEFNSRKTYREDLQKELDEIDNQEIWRAGKTVRGLRPDVNKDEL, encoded by the exons ATGTCCTTCTCCAGAGCTTCCAGCAACGCCCTCAAGCAGGCCCTCAAGTCTACCGCCTCTCGACAGGTCGCCAGGAGGTCCtactctctcctctccgGCGCCGCCCCTAGGGCCGCCATGGCTACCCGACTTGGC GCCACTCGAGGCATCAAGACTCTCGATTTTGCCGGTACCAAGGAGGTTGTCTACGAGCGTGCTGACTGGCCCCTTGACAAGCTCCAAGA CTACTTCAAGAATGACACTCTTGCCATGATCGGCTACGGCTCCCAGGGTCACGGTCAGTCCCTCAACGCCCGTGACAACGGCCTCAAGGTTATTGTCGGTGTGCGAAAGGGTGGTGAGTCTTGGAAGCAGGCTCAGGAGGACGGTTGGGTTCCCGGAGAGACTCTCTTCGACATCCCTGAGGCCATCAACAAGGgtaccatcatcatgaaCCTTCTCTCCGACGCTGCTCAGTCTCAGACCTGGAACGAGATTGCGCCTCTTATCACCAAGGGCAAGACTCTCTACTTTGCCCACGGTTTCTCTGTTGTCTACAAGGAGGAC ACCCACGTCATTCCTCCCAAGGATGTTGATGTCATCCTCGTTGCTCCTAAGGGTTCTGGCCGAACTGTCCGAACTCTTTTCCTCGAGGGCCGTGGTATCAACTCTTCCATTGCCGTTTACCAGGATGTGACCGGTCAcgccaaggagaaggctgtTGCCCTTGGTATCGCCGTTGGTTCCGGTTACCTTTACGAGACCACcttcgagaaggaggtcTACTCTGACCTTTACGGAGAGCGTGGTGTT CTTATGGGCGGTATCCAAGGTATGTTCCTCGCCCAATACGAGGTTCTCAGGAAGAACGGCCACTCTCCCTCTGAGGCCTTCAACGAGACCGTCGAGGAGGCCACCCagtctcttttccctctcatcGGCAAGTACGGTATGGACTACATGTACAACGCCtgctccaccaccgcccGACGTGGTGCTCTTGACTGGGCCCCCAAGTTCAAGGA GGCTAACCTTCCCGTCTTCGAGGCTCTTTACAACTCCGTTAGGGACGGTTCTGAGACCCGACGATCTCTCGAGTTCAACTCCAGAAAGACCTACCGAGAGGACCTCCAGAAGGAGCTTGACGAGATTGACAACCAGGAAATCTGGAGGGCTGGTAAGACCGTCCGTGGTCTCAGG CCCGACGTCAACAAGGATGAGCTTTAA
- a CDS encoding hypothetical protein (HMMPfam hit to Abhydrolase_2, Phospholipase/Carboxylesterase, score: 261.4, E(): 1.5e-75): MPTSLKHLKISPKEAHTATVIFLHGLGDSGHGWLPVAKMLWSSFPNVKWILPHAPTIPVSLNHGMAMPSWFDIRHLDKLDNSENDDEQGMLETLKSVDELIQAEVDSGIPENRIVLGGFSQGGAISVLNMLTTKRKLAGVVALSTWVPLNHKIVQMMSEHAKDIPVFWGHGTNDPVVDYRFGQRSVDFLVQKCGYKLLSQGTTFARPGIRFESYPGMPHSSCPQEIEDLKSWLMEALK; the protein is encoded by the exons ATGCCCACATCTTTGAAACACCTAAAGATTTCGCCCAAGGAGGCCCATACTGCTACTGTCATCTTTCTTCAC GGGTTGGGCGATAGTG GCCATGGGTGGCTTCCTGTTGCTAAGATGCTTTGGAGCTCGTTCCCTAATGTGAAATGGATACTTCCACATGCCCCTACAATCCCCGTCTCCTTAAACCACGGCATGGCTATGCCATCTTGGTTCGACATTCGTCACCTTGATAAATTGGATAACTCGGAGAACGACGATGAGCAGGGGATGCTCGAAACGCTAAAGTCAGTTGACGAGCTTATCCAAGCCGAGGTGGATAGTGGGATCCCTGAAAATAGGATCGTTCTCGGTGGTTTTTCCCAGGGCGGCGCGATCAGTGTTCTAAACATGCTGACAACAAAGAGGAAGCTGGCTGGAGTGGTGGCGTTGAGCACTTGGGTCCCTCTCAACCACAAGATTGTACAA ATGATGTCTGAGCATGCCAAGGATATTCCAGTGTTCTGGGGCCACGGAACGAATGACCCAGTGGTCGATTACCGCT TTGGACAACGATCAGTTGATTTTCTTGTACAAAAATGTGGCTACAAGCTGCTTTCTCAGGGCACAACCTTTGCTCGTCCTGGTATCCGTTTTGAATCCTACCCAGGAATGCCCCATTCTTCCTGTCCTCAGGAGATTGAAGATCTCAAGTCGTGGTTAATGGAGGCGCTCAAGTAA
- a CDS encoding hypothetical protein (Match to ESTs gb|CF190700.1|CF190700, gb|CF193369.1|CF193369, gb|CF190701.1|CF190701) — protein MRFTSFFIAVLPFVGSAFAAPLSNKASEALVVRSESLAPRTVDYVGILTTLDNDIKNAGPLSGDSTEGEVTAALTTVKEAFDTAKSALHIVSSKRDLDMGVVARDSTADEVSTLLSTVSADVKALIAPVDVTLLSLPAVGGLVKEVNSALDSVLTGLGDVLGGVVSLVAKTLNSLGIDIAPFLSKDINVLYDIFGKL, from the exons ATGCGATTCACTTCGTTCTTCATTGCTGTTCTCCCTTTCGTCGGGTCTGCTTTCGCTGCTCCCCTCAGCAACAAGGCCTCCGAAGCCCTTGTTGTTAGATCTGAGTCCCTTGCCCCTCGAACTGTCGACTACGTCGGCATCCTTACTACACTTGATAATGACATC AAAAACGCCGGCCCGCTCTCAGGGGACTCCACTGAGGGTGAGGTGACTGCAGCGCTCACTACCGTTAAGGAGGCATTCGACACTGCGAAATCGGCTCTCCACATTGTCTCCTCTAAGCGGGACCTCGACATGGGCGTTGTTGC TCGTGACAGCACCGCAGATGAAGTCTCCACTCTTTTGTCTACCGTCTCCGCCGATGTAAAGGCTCTCATCGCTCCTGTCGATGTCactctcctttcccttcctgcAGTCGGTGGCCTCGTCAAGGAGGTAAACTCCGCACTTGACTCCGTTCTCACGGGTCTCGGCGATGTTCTTGGTGGTGTCGTTTCCCTGGTTGCCAAAACTCTCAACAGCTTGGGTATCGACAtcgctcctttcctcagCAAAG ACATCAACGTTCTTTACGATATCTTTGGCAAGTTGTAA